In a single window of the Diospyros lotus cultivar Yz01 chromosome 10, ASM1463336v1, whole genome shotgun sequence genome:
- the LOC127811843 gene encoding NDR1/HIN1-like protein 6, whose product MHLLLLLPPLPHYLHLSRNHHFSLHLLQAQEPNYQVNGLNVTTFILQQDFSLLTEFVVSVKAKNPNDRIGFIYGHNSAAVVTYRDSKLCSDKLLSFEQGHNNITLMNVTMKGKSEFDNGLQKALMQNKNCRKIPLLVQVKVPVSIVVANSPLRHFLVFVKCSLVIDNLSPNKKIRILSSEYTLHFAF is encoded by the coding sequence ATGCATCTGCTGCTGCTACTACCTCCTCTTCCTCACTATCTTCATCTTAGCCGGAATCACCATTTCTCTCTACACCTTCTTCAAGCCCAAGAGCCCAATTACCAGGTGAACGGCCTCAATGTCACCACCTTCATCTTGCAGCAGGATTTTAGCCTCCTCACCGAGTTCGTTGTGTCAGTCAAGGCCAAGAACCCCAACGACCGCATCGGCTTCATCTACGGCCATAACAGTGCCGCCGTAGTCACATATCGGGACTCCAAGCTCTGCTCCGATAAGCTGCTGTCGTTCGAGCAAGGCCATAACAACATCACCTTGATGAACGTCACCATGAAAGGTAAGAGCGAGTTCGACAACGGCCTCCAGAAGGCTCTGATGCAGAACAAGAACTGCAGGAAGATTCCATTGCTGGTGCAGGTTAAGGTGCCGGTGAGCATCGTGGTGGCTAACTCGCCGTTGCGGCATTTTCTGGTCTTCGTCAAATGTTCTTTGGTCATCGATAACTTGTCGCCGAACAAGAAGATCCGCATCTTGTCCAGTGAATACactttgcattttgcattctGA